Proteins from one Anastrepha obliqua isolate idAnaObli1 chromosome 2, idAnaObli1_1.0, whole genome shotgun sequence genomic window:
- the LOC129238070 gene encoding uncharacterized protein LOC129238070 codes for MPHATLSNNRRQLGCLQLNLHHAKAASAELARRFNKQNLDIALIQEPWVRDRVIEGLQDVNVHYHRSRCDLDQGANRQRRARVQAAEIVNDVYGADMRDSFDFGDSVQTLLVLKKHLAEASPSLKMSIKSQKKSKLMDSPGAKDRR; via the exons ATGCCACACGCTACCCTAAGCAACAATAGAAGGCAACTCGGATGCCTTCAATTAAACCTCCACCATGCAAAGGCTGCCTCGGCTGAACTAGCAAGGAGgtttaacaaacaaaacttgGATATAGCTCTAATCCAAGAACCGTGGGTACGTGACAGAGTCATTGAGGGACTCCAAGATGTTAATG TTCACTACCACCGATCTCGTTGCGATCTGGACCAAGGTGCCAACAGACAAAGGCGAGCACGAG TCCAGGCCGCAGAAATCGTGAatgatgtttatggtgccgatatgAGGGATAGTTTCGATTTTGGCGATTCCGTTCAGACACTTTTGGTGTTAAAGAAACACCTCGCAGAGGCAAGCCCGTCgttgaaaatgtcgataaaatcacagaaaaaatCGAAGTTGATGGAcagcccaggagctaaagatcgacgaTAA